The sequence CGTAAAGCACAGCACGAACTCCTCGGCGCGTTCTTCGACCGAAACGGCGACCGACCCTAGCTGTTTAGGTCCACTGTTCTTTGTGGTCCGGTAGAAACTAGAGGTCGGCACGCCGCAACATGAGCAACGAACACGCACCGACGGGAGGAGAGGGGGCAACGATGGACGGTAACCCGTTCATTACCGACCAACAGACAGCGGCCGTGGACTTAGACGAACTCTTCGAGGTCCTCGCGGACGGCCATCGGCGTCGTCTCCTCGGATACTTCGACGACACCGACGACGACGTTGCGGCGTTTTCGGACCTCGTCGAACACGTCGCCGCCGAGTCAGACGCGGTAGCGAACGACGACCGCCAGCGAGTCGCCGTGAACCTCCACCACAATCACGTGCCGAAGTTGGAGGACGCGAACCTCGTGGAGTACGACCCGCGGAGCGAGACGGTCCGGTATCGAGGCAGTTCGGTCGTCAGCGATTGGATCGAACTGGCCCGTGCCTACGAATCCGGCTCGCACCGGGCGTAATTTCGTTTTACCACTCACCGCCACTCGCCGTCGTACTGCCGACGCCGCCGCACTACCGACGCTGCCGCACTACCGACGCCGCGCTCTCGACGGCCGAGACCGACCGCGCTCGCCGCCAGCGGCCACTGACCGGAGAAATGAAAAAGGACTTACCGCGCGGGGCCGACGCTCGTCGTATGAAAGCCGTCGTTCTTGCGGGTGGGTACGCGACGCGACTCTGGCCGATTACGAAGCACCGCCCCAAGATGTTCCTGCCGGTCGGTGACTCGACGGTCATCGACCAGATTTTCGCGGAACTGGAAGCGGACGACCGAATCGACGAGGTGTACGTCTCGACCAACGAGCGGTTCGCCGAGGACTTCCGGGACCACCTCGCCGACAGCGAGTTCGACAAGCCGCGCCTCACTGTCGAAGACACTACCGAGGAGGACGAGAAGTTCGGCGTCGTCGGCGCGCTCGCCCAACTGTTCGACCGCGAGAACATCACCGAAGACACCCTCGTCATCGCGGGCGACAACCTCATCAGCTTCGGCGTGAGCGACTTCGTGGACTTCTTCCAAGACAAGGGTTCGCCGACGCTCGCGGCCTACGACGTGGGGTCGCGCGAGCGGGCCAAGTCCTACGGGCTGGTCGAACTCGACGGCGACGAAGTCGTGGACTTCCAAGAGAAGCCCGACGACCCGGCGAGTACGCTGGTCTCCATCGCGTGCTACGCGTTCACCGCCGAGACCATCCCGCTACTGGACGAGTATCTGGAGAACGGCAACAACCCCGACGAACCCGGCTGGTTCGTCCAGTGGCTCCAGCAACGCGACTCGGTGTACGCCTACACCTTCGACGAGGCGTGGTTCGACATCGGCACGCCCGAGAGCTACCTCGAAGCGGTCGGCTGGAAACTCGACGGCGAGAACCAGATCGCCGACTCCGCCACCGTCGAGAACACCACGCTCGGCGACAACGTCCACGTCATGCCCCGCGCGGAGGTCGTCAACTCCAGCGTCAACAACTCCATCGTCTTCCCCAACGCGACGATTCGGGACTGCGACATCCGCGACTCCATCATCGACGAGAAGACTCGCGTCGAGAACATGGACCTCGCCGGGGCGCTCATCGGTGCCCACACCCAGATTCTGAACGGGGAGTAGCGCGTCCGCCGCGGCGCAGTTTCTCTATTCTCTGAGGCCGAGGTACGCCTCTTGCCCCTCGAACTCGCCGCCCCGAAGGAGATAGAGGAGGTAGGCCGCCGCGCGGTGGTTCCCGTCCGCGACGTACGCCGGGTCCTCGCCCTCGCGGACCACGACGAGGAGGCCCTGCGGTCCCTCGTCTTCGATGTCGTCGGCGATGCCGCGGACTTTTTCGAGGTCTTTCCCGGACTGCTCTTCCAGCGCGCTCAGGTCGTCGGTCTCGCGGATGCGCCGGGCGACGCTCTCGATGCGGTCGTCGTTAGCGAGTTCCCGCCACCCCTGCTCGGGTTCGCCCACGACGACCCGGAGGTCCCGAAGGACCTCCTCCGAGAGGTTCACCCGGTACCAGTCGGCCGGGTCGGGCGCGAACGCGCGCTCGGCGATGGGGATGCGCTCGAAGAGTTCTTCGCGGAGTGCTGGCTCGGTACCGAGGGCGTCGGGGTCCGGGCCGCCCTCCTCGTCCTCGACTTCTTGGCCGAGCCAGTAGCGCAAGACTCGCTCTGGCGGGACCGGTTCGGGGTCGTCGCGGAGGTAGTCGTCGGGAATCACGGGAGTCGGTTCGAAGGCGAGCCAC is a genomic window of Halorussus salinus containing:
- a CDS encoding DUF7344 domain-containing protein; the protein is MDGNPFITDQQTAAVDLDELFEVLADGHRRRLLGYFDDTDDDVAAFSDLVEHVAAESDAVANDDRQRVAVNLHHNHVPKLEDANLVEYDPRSETVRYRGSSVVSDWIELARAYESGSHRA
- a CDS encoding sugar phosphate nucleotidyltransferase yields the protein MKAVVLAGGYATRLWPITKHRPKMFLPVGDSTVIDQIFAELEADDRIDEVYVSTNERFAEDFRDHLADSEFDKPRLTVEDTTEEDEKFGVVGALAQLFDRENITEDTLVIAGDNLISFGVSDFVDFFQDKGSPTLAAYDVGSRERAKSYGLVELDGDEVVDFQEKPDDPASTLVSIACYAFTAETIPLLDEYLENGNNPDEPGWFVQWLQQRDSVYAYTFDEAWFDIGTPESYLEAVGWKLDGENQIADSATVENTTLGDNVHVMPRAEVVNSSVNNSIVFPNATIRDCDIRDSIIDEKTRVENMDLAGALIGAHTQILNGE